A DNA window from Tenuifilaceae bacterium CYCD contains the following coding sequences:
- a CDS encoding two-component sensor histidine kinase: MSRKLLWILTAVISLASLGLVLVQSKWVRIAVQIKEEQFAQTASLAMTSIIDEIEKQETVVQVIDEIKPYYSVNTKGDARLSYQQGILDRTKSGIRTKQISQQVLTVSSLDTIKLPTLARNLFDSTLSSMNNKGNLSINQLKNNRGGSVNLDLGIDGKVISKTIFVENIVDKLIRVELPIQERISQPLLDSIIRRELSRKGIEARYEYKVTNEKDSAIYKSDRFKSNPKGLVLKDKLFPNDFFSRRYFLTIYFPNQKTYIVSSLGLMTLSTFLLTLLIILTFSITLYIIFRQKRVSEIKNDFVNNMTHELKTPISTISLAAQMLNDKSIPVERKNLGYLGGVIADESKRLGLQVEKVLQMAIFEKTRLKLKLKEVDVHEVIKKVSANFSLQLESQNGKLNTDLEASIPVIIADEVHVTNVVNNLLDNAVKYKNGNPEITIFTKNATGGIVIAFKDNGVGISRENIRKIFDQFYRVPSGNVHNVKGFGLGLSYVKKIVEAHGGRIWVDSTLGIGSTFSIFLPWSGPTERNN, encoded by the coding sequence ATGAGTAGGAAATTACTTTGGATACTAACCGCAGTTATTTCGTTGGCATCGCTTGGTTTGGTGCTTGTACAATCTAAATGGGTGAGGATTGCTGTGCAGATAAAAGAGGAACAATTTGCACAAACAGCGAGTCTTGCCATGACTAGCATTATTGATGAAATTGAGAAACAGGAAACTGTTGTTCAAGTTATTGATGAAATAAAGCCCTATTACTCTGTAAATACAAAAGGCGATGCTAGGTTGTCATATCAGCAGGGAATTTTAGATAGAACCAAAAGTGGAATTCGTACAAAACAAATTAGCCAACAGGTTTTAACGGTTAGTAGTTTGGATACTATTAAGCTACCTACCCTTGCCCGAAATTTGTTTGACAGTACCCTTTCGTCAATGAACAACAAGGGGAACTTATCTATTAATCAGCTAAAGAATAATCGGGGAGGTTCTGTAAATTTAGATTTAGGGATAGACGGAAAGGTGATTAGTAAAACCATCTTTGTGGAGAATATTGTGGATAAACTCATCAGAGTGGAACTTCCTATTCAAGAACGTATATCTCAGCCATTGCTCGATTCTATTATTAGAAGAGAACTGTCTAGAAAAGGGATTGAAGCAAGGTATGAGTATAAAGTCACCAACGAGAAGGATAGCGCTATCTATAAAAGCGATCGTTTTAAGTCCAATCCCAAAGGGTTGGTGCTAAAGGACAAACTTTTCCCGAACGATTTTTTTTCCCGCCGCTATTTTCTTACAATCTATTTCCCAAACCAAAAAACATACATTGTCAGCTCTTTGGGATTGATGACTTTATCGACTTTTCTCTTAACCTTGCTTATAATACTTACCTTTTCCATCACGTTATACATAATATTCAGGCAGAAGCGTGTCTCGGAGATAAAGAACGACTTTGTGAACAACATGACCCATGAACTTAAAACCCCGATATCGACCATTTCGTTGGCAGCGCAAATGCTGAACGATAAGAGCATTCCCGTTGAGCGTAAAAATCTAGGGTATCTGGGTGGCGTCATTGCCGATGAAAGTAAACGGCTTGGACTTCAGGTTGAAAAGGTGCTTCAAATGGCCATTTTTGAGAAAACAAGGTTAAAGCTAAAGTTAAAGGAAGTAGATGTACACGAAGTGATAAAGAAGGTATCGGCAAACTTTAGCCTTCAGTTGGAATCCCAGAATGGAAAATTGAACACGGATTTAGAGGCAAGCATACCAGTTATTATTGCCGATGAGGTTCATGTGACTAATGTGGTTAATAATCTGCTAGATAATGCGGTTAAATATAAAAATGGCAATCCAGAAATTACTATATTTACAAAGAATGCAACCGGTGGAATAGTAATTGCATTTAAGGATAATGGCGTAGGAATTAGCCGGGAGAATATCCGTAAGATTTTTGACCAGTTCTATCGGGTTCCTAGCGGTAATGTTCATAACGTTAAAGGTTTTGGTTTAGGGTTAAGCTATGTAAAGAAAATTGTTGAAGCTCACGGTGGTAGAATTTGGGTGGACAGTACGCTTGGTATAGGGAGCACTTTTTCCATCTTTTTGCCGTGGAGCGGGCCAACAGAACGTAATAATTAA
- the rprY gene encoding transcriptional regulatory protein RprY, translated as MENRKIRVLLAEDDENLGFLLKEYLQAKEYEVDLYKDGEKAFKGFQNNYYDICILDVMMPIKDGFTLAKEIRMSNGTMPILFLTAKSMKEDVIEGFALGADDYMTKPFSIEELLMRLEAILRRTRKDSPMTEQSQFQIGKYIFDATKQTLQIDNDLRKLTTKESELLKYLCINKNSLLDRNFALKTIWVDDSYFNARSMDVYITKLRKYLGDDPTIEIINVRGKGFKLIY; from the coding sequence ATGGAAAATAGAAAAATTCGTGTCCTATTAGCTGAGGACGATGAAAACTTGGGATTCTTACTGAAAGAATATCTCCAGGCAAAAGAGTACGAGGTGGATCTTTATAAGGATGGCGAAAAAGCCTTTAAGGGTTTTCAAAATAACTACTACGATATCTGCATTCTGGATGTAATGATGCCCATAAAGGATGGATTTACATTGGCCAAGGAGATTAGAATGTCGAATGGCACGATGCCTATTCTGTTCCTAACTGCAAAATCCATGAAGGAGGATGTGATTGAAGGTTTTGCGCTGGGTGCCGATGACTATATGACAAAACCATTCAGCATTGAGGAGTTACTTATGCGATTAGAAGCTATTCTACGTCGTACCCGAAAGGATTCCCCAATGACCGAACAGTCGCAATTCCAGATTGGTAAGTACATTTTTGACGCTACCAAGCAAACCTTGCAAATTGATAATGACCTACGTAAGTTAACCACTAAGGAAAGCGAACTTTTGAAGTACTTGTGCATCAACAAAAACTCATTACTCGATAGAAATTTTGCCCTAAAAACAATTTGGGTCGATGATAGCTACTTTAATGCCCGTAGCATGGATGTATATATAACCAAGTTACGTAAGTATTTGGGAGATGATCCCACAATTGAGATTATCAATGTACGCGGGAAAGGATTTAAACTAATATATTAA